Proteins from one Tsuneonella aeria genomic window:
- a CDS encoding peptidylprolyl isomerase, translating into MARTLDVINIAAPPLPPVDQAMPSACQSHGCGGAEEQRPPLSAFAEVRIDGVEITAEQIAEEMPHHPSPDGESAWRAAAQALVVRHLLLREAARRGCAPVRETDEAGKPLVDDEALIRSLLDDVAGTAVPSEEECRRTYDAQAFRFRTPTLYEASHILIEPEGAGDDDAWAAAEQQARTIIAEVGDERATFAEAAREFSGCPSAQQEGSLGQLRRGDLVAEVQTHIERTPVGTVNREPVRSRHGWHVIRLDRIIEGRTLPFEVVKPKIADLLEARAWTVAAMRLVQELADEAEIEGIALDQAPVGDARAGTLAA; encoded by the coding sequence ATGGCCCGCACGCTCGACGTTATCAATATCGCGGCGCCGCCGCTCCCGCCGGTTGACCAGGCGATGCCGTCAGCCTGCCAGTCGCACGGGTGCGGTGGGGCGGAAGAACAGCGCCCCCCATTATCGGCGTTTGCCGAAGTCCGGATCGACGGGGTCGAGATTACGGCAGAACAGATCGCAGAGGAAATGCCGCATCACCCGTCGCCTGACGGTGAAAGCGCCTGGCGCGCCGCGGCGCAGGCCCTTGTCGTGCGGCATCTGTTGCTGCGTGAAGCGGCACGGCGTGGCTGCGCCCCGGTACGCGAGACCGACGAAGCCGGAAAGCCGCTGGTTGATGACGAAGCATTGATCCGCAGCCTGCTCGACGATGTCGCCGGCACGGCCGTCCCCTCGGAAGAGGAATGCCGCCGAACCTATGATGCGCAGGCTTTCCGGTTCCGCACGCCGACACTGTACGAAGCATCGCACATCCTGATCGAACCCGAAGGCGCCGGGGATGACGACGCCTGGGCTGCAGCCGAGCAGCAGGCCCGGACGATTATCGCCGAAGTAGGCGATGAGCGTGCGACCTTTGCTGAAGCGGCGAGGGAGTTTTCCGGATGCCCGTCAGCCCAACAGGAAGGGTCACTCGGCCAATTGCGGCGCGGTGATCTGGTGGCCGAAGTGCAGACCCACATTGAGCGCACCCCGGTGGGCACGGTTAACCGCGAACCAGTGCGATCACGCCACGGTTGGCACGTCATCCGGCTCGACCGGATCATCGAGGGCCGCACGTTGCCGTTCGAAGTGGTAAAGCCCAAGATCGCCGATCTGCTCGAGGCGCGCGCCTGGACCGTGGCCGCCATGCGGCTGGTGCAGGAGCTGGCCGACGAGGCCGAGATTGAAGGCATCGCTCTCGATCAGGCGCCCGTGGGCGATGCTCGCGCGGGGACGCTGGCGGCATGA
- a CDS encoding MFS transporter — MLLGFVLMFEGFDISLTSVVLPYVGSDFGITTPALGRAVAAIAAGSIVAVFLIRLADRFGRRPILLIAAGGFSIGSLLTVLAPDIESYVAIQFVTRMLMVSLVSLAYLVVSETLPPPLRGRANGLLGAVASMGAALPFLMLKPALETEMGWRLLFVVGSAPLIILPLLFIRVKETPVWAEMQASNNNRITMRTEFVQLVTSKFRQRFAAMSALWFIINFASAAGTVFFTYYVTQERGWSTTELMAIAPLSLLGAFIGYIGAGALADWIGRRPTIASFLFLYGVLTLICYSAEDSAVITASFVGLQAMLGLWMICFTLNSELFPTELRAAANGWSHNMVGRWGAVVAPLLLGELSALLGGTASAAMALAVVPWLGIPLILFALPETKAIRLDEQP, encoded by the coding sequence GTGCTGCTCGGCTTCGTACTGATGTTCGAGGGGTTTGACATCAGCCTGACCAGCGTTGTGTTGCCTTACGTCGGATCAGACTTCGGCATCACGACGCCGGCGCTCGGGCGGGCAGTCGCGGCAATTGCCGCGGGCTCGATTGTTGCGGTTTTTCTGATCCGGCTTGCCGACCGGTTCGGACGCAGGCCCATCCTCCTAATCGCGGCAGGTGGTTTCTCGATTGGCTCGCTGCTCACGGTGCTTGCTCCCGATATCGAGAGCTACGTGGCGATACAGTTCGTTACACGAATGCTGATGGTTTCACTCGTCAGCCTGGCCTATCTCGTGGTAAGCGAAACGCTGCCGCCGCCGCTACGCGGGCGGGCTAACGGCTTGTTGGGGGCAGTCGCCAGCATGGGGGCAGCACTGCCTTTCCTAATGCTGAAGCCAGCGCTCGAGACCGAAATGGGCTGGCGGCTGTTGTTCGTCGTGGGATCCGCCCCGCTGATCATCCTGCCGTTGTTGTTCATCAGAGTGAAGGAGACGCCAGTTTGGGCCGAAATGCAGGCGTCAAACAACAATCGCATCACCATGCGGACAGAGTTCGTGCAGCTCGTCACATCGAAGTTTCGCCAGCGTTTCGCGGCGATGAGCGCGCTCTGGTTCATCATCAATTTCGCCAGTGCGGCCGGTACCGTGTTCTTTACCTACTACGTCACGCAGGAGCGGGGCTGGTCCACTACAGAGCTCATGGCCATCGCCCCGCTCAGCCTGTTGGGCGCGTTTATCGGCTATATCGGCGCCGGCGCACTGGCGGATTGGATCGGGAGAAGGCCGACCATCGCGTCATTCCTGTTCCTGTACGGGGTTCTGACCCTGATCTGCTATTCTGCAGAGGATAGTGCTGTCATCACAGCCAGCTTCGTCGGCCTCCAGGCCATGCTTGGGTTGTGGATGATCTGTTTCACCCTGAACAGCGAGCTATTCCCCACCGAATTGCGCGCCGCAGCCAACGGTTGGTCGCATAATATGGTAGGTCGATGGGGGGCGGTCGTCGCGCCCTTGCTTCTCGGCGAACTTAGCGCGCTTCTCGGCGGGACAGCCTCGGCCGCAATGGCCTTGGCCGTTGTGCCCTGGCTGGGCATACCGCTCATCCTGTTCGCACTCCCGGAAACCAAGGCAATTCGTTTGGATGAACAGCCATGA
- a CDS encoding helix-turn-helix domain-containing protein, translating to MLDYAHSIDTAHARVLKAAPLPADHPCYPCEVRRVSMFHALKCNQLSELRTMGIDRLVESGAPLFHQGDRAGQVYTLVAGSLRLYRLMADGRRQITGFTLPGDFIGMALGTDHEMTAEALEPARLWAFERSRFEDYVNRNAVLKDSLLDSARHELAAAQQQFIVLGRKTAMERVASFLLYLHQRYERIVGHDVAHMALPMSRADIADYLGLTKETVSRVLSQLRNRRLVRLVTLSCVELLDVAALEGLADGA from the coding sequence GTGCTGGACTATGCCCACTCTATCGACACGGCCCATGCGCGTGTCCTGAAAGCTGCTCCTCTTCCGGCGGATCATCCCTGTTACCCGTGTGAAGTGCGACGGGTTTCGATGTTCCACGCCCTTAAATGCAATCAATTGTCCGAGTTGCGGACCATGGGGATAGATCGCCTGGTAGAGTCTGGTGCGCCGTTGTTCCACCAGGGTGACCGGGCCGGGCAGGTTTACACTTTGGTTGCCGGGTCTTTGCGGCTTTATCGCCTGATGGCTGACGGACGCCGTCAGATAACCGGCTTCACCTTGCCGGGTGATTTTATCGGCATGGCCCTTGGCACAGACCACGAGATGACGGCCGAAGCGTTGGAGCCGGCACGTTTATGGGCGTTCGAACGCAGCCGCTTCGAAGATTACGTCAATCGCAATGCGGTGCTGAAAGACAGTCTGCTTGACAGTGCGCGGCACGAACTGGCCGCGGCGCAGCAGCAATTCATTGTCCTTGGCCGAAAGACCGCGATGGAGCGGGTGGCATCGTTCCTGCTATATCTGCATCAGCGTTATGAACGGATTGTCGGCCACGATGTGGCGCATATGGCCTTGCCGATGAGCCGGGCCGATATCGCCGATTACCTTGGCTTGACCAAGGAAACCGTCAGCCGGGTATTGAGCCAGCTGCGGAACCGGCGGTTAGTACGGCTGGTGACGCTCAGCTGCGTCGAACTGCTCGACGTGGCGGCGCTAGAAGGTCTGGCCGATGGCGCCTGA
- the narJ gene encoding nitrate reductase molybdenum cofactor assembly chaperone, which translates to MLGLTRKPPTMALTLRSLAALLGYPSSDLQTAVPELRHAMAQETALSASAQAGLEPLLNALATRDLFDLQADYSELFDSTRRLSLHLFEHVHGDNKDRGQAMSDLGLEYIRHGLEMKTNELPDYLPLFLEFTATLDPVEARDWLRQPIDVLTVLAERLEQRGTPYSGVLAALVSLADAKPDAEKLEQIGQAFAEDESKTIDELWEEAPVSFGTAAYDNGGPTGVIARIRAANRAGKSPEKGIPDGAEETTHA; encoded by the coding sequence ATGCTGGGCCTCACACGCAAACCGCCGACGATGGCTCTTACTTTGCGCTCGCTCGCCGCTTTGCTGGGCTATCCCAGCTCGGACTTGCAGACCGCAGTTCCCGAATTGCGTCACGCGATGGCACAGGAGACGGCGCTGTCCGCCTCTGCCCAGGCGGGGTTAGAGCCACTGCTCAATGCGCTCGCCACGCGCGATTTGTTTGATCTGCAAGCCGATTACAGCGAGCTGTTCGACAGTACCCGGCGCCTGTCTCTGCACCTGTTCGAGCACGTCCACGGCGACAACAAGGATCGTGGCCAGGCGATGAGCGATCTTGGCCTTGAATACATTCGTCACGGTCTGGAAATGAAGACCAACGAACTACCGGATTACCTCCCGCTGTTCTTGGAATTCACCGCCACGCTCGATCCTGTCGAGGCGCGCGACTGGTTGCGGCAGCCGATCGACGTCCTGACCGTGCTGGCCGAGCGGCTCGAACAGCGCGGCACACCCTATTCGGGCGTCCTCGCAGCACTCGTCAGTCTGGCTGATGCCAAGCCCGATGCCGAAAAGCTGGAGCAGATCGGCCAGGCCTTTGCCGAGGACGAAAGCAAGACGATCGATGAGCTGTGGGAGGAAGCGCCCGTCAGCTTCGGTACTGCTGCCTACGACAATGGCGGGCCAACCGGCGTGATCGCCCGCATCCGCGCCGCGAACCGCGCCGGCAAGAGCCCCGAGAAAGGCATCCCTGACGGCGCCGAGGAGACCACTCATGCGTGA
- the narI gene encoding respiratory nitrate reductase subunit gamma → MREFVHYLLFGWYPYLAVTVMVIGSILRFDTNQYSWRSQSSQFLRRKQMMLGSNLFHMGILVLLGGHFVGLLTPIGVVDYLGISHQSKQILALVAGGIAGIVAFIGASLLLHRRLFDPRIRRSSATLDIVVLVLIWLQIALGLSTTYWTLQHVDGREMVNFMAWANGLLTLQPGSAAYIVNTHIVYKLHIVLGLTLFLLTPFTRLVHVFSAPIWYLLRPGYQIVRTRRGKGAPPRAALPVGTPVYSGGSASARAMTEEVQ, encoded by the coding sequence ATGCGTGAATTCGTGCACTATCTGCTGTTTGGCTGGTATCCCTACCTCGCGGTCACGGTGATGGTGATAGGCTCCATCCTGCGGTTCGATACAAACCAGTATTCCTGGCGGTCCCAATCGAGCCAGTTTCTGCGCCGCAAACAGATGATGCTGGGATCGAACCTGTTCCACATGGGCATCCTGGTGCTGCTTGGCGGCCATTTTGTCGGTCTCCTAACCCCCATTGGCGTCGTGGATTATCTGGGTATCTCGCACCAGTCGAAGCAGATTCTGGCACTGGTCGCAGGCGGGATTGCTGGCATCGTGGCCTTCATTGGCGCATCGCTGCTGCTCCACCGCCGCCTGTTCGATCCGCGCATCCGGCGCAGTTCAGCTACGCTTGACATCGTCGTGCTGGTGCTGATCTGGCTGCAGATCGCACTGGGCCTTTCGACAACCTACTGGACACTGCAGCACGTCGACGGCCGCGAAATGGTCAATTTCATGGCCTGGGCGAACGGCTTGCTGACCCTGCAACCGGGATCGGCGGCCTACATCGTCAACACCCACATCGTATACAAACTCCACATCGTGCTGGGGCTGACGCTGTTCCTGCTGACACCGTTCACACGGTTGGTGCACGTGTTCAGCGCGCCGATCTGGTACTTGCTGCGCCCGGGCTATCAAATCGTGCGGACCCGCCGCGGCAAAGGCGCACCGCCGCGCGCCGCGTTGCCGGTCGGGACACCGGTCTATTCTGGCGGCAGTGCCAGCGCCCGGGCGATGACCGAGGAGGTGCAGTGA
- a CDS encoding TonB-dependent receptor, which yields MVTARRTAESSQDAPVSLTAFSADTVDKLGIESVADVPAYTPNLTISEQSASLTAASIYIRGVGNQEPSAVSEQGVGVYLDGVYVARSAGAIFDLVDLERIEVLRGPQGTLFGRNSIGGAIQLISRRPSEDMEAEIRAGYGSNNEWHGRIRLDSGRLGPFAASLAYSHQQRDGYVDNLLTPASHDPGAINSDAILFALNGDFGDVTVDYRLDWNHRTGNGPYFQLLAATDDFRRFFGASQTFGGDPFIISDKRLDQGLQAGFINRDGELDYGSSARIFGNSLTVSYEANENLTLKSITGYRKFFQDTILTLSGQGNLRGVVLDPVTYAPTIAPVVPFVGNNAPQNQWQFSQELQALFDFDTLSFVTGMFYFYERADEFNRQGLTFVLPGGQAGLNLSPTQAFGGATESMAAFGQATWKPAALQERLELTAGVRFTGDRKTINLVGDVIPAVRGKVEYENVSWLGSASYRFSDQALAYVRVSTGYRSGGINPRTNVINIFEPEDVISYEAGLKTDLFNRRLRFNLSAFQTDYDNLQIQQFTAGTGGATARIVNAGKVRYRGVEAEATIVPVDGLTFTGSIGYLDPTYKTFLYRDPVTDQVINVADEARLPQTAKFNAHAGAEYRTPVGIGELSARLDYSYRSTVYYFALDRVNPFNREVRSRPDHNLRARVALSEISLGDHAALEVSAFGNNLTNQENIDFGIDFGALGFGGASFKRPRTFGIELKANYR from the coding sequence GTGGTCACTGCACGCCGGACGGCGGAATCATCTCAGGATGCTCCCGTTTCGCTCACAGCGTTCAGCGCCGATACTGTCGATAAGCTGGGCATCGAAAGCGTGGCGGATGTCCCGGCGTACACGCCAAACCTGACGATCTCGGAGCAATCCGCGAGTCTCACCGCGGCATCGATCTACATTCGCGGCGTCGGCAACCAGGAACCCAGCGCGGTGTCCGAACAGGGTGTGGGCGTCTATCTCGACGGCGTCTATGTCGCGCGCTCGGCTGGCGCCATCTTCGATCTCGTGGATCTGGAGCGGATTGAAGTCCTTCGGGGGCCGCAAGGCACCCTGTTTGGGCGCAATTCGATCGGGGGTGCGATCCAGCTCATCTCGCGCAGGCCCAGCGAGGACATGGAAGCCGAAATACGCGCCGGTTATGGAAGCAACAACGAGTGGCATGGGCGCATCCGCCTCGACAGCGGCCGGTTAGGCCCCTTTGCGGCATCGCTGGCTTATTCGCATCAACAGAGAGACGGTTATGTCGACAACCTGTTGACGCCCGCTTCGCACGATCCGGGTGCGATCAATTCTGATGCCATTCTGTTCGCGTTGAACGGCGATTTTGGCGACGTGACGGTCGACTATCGGCTGGACTGGAATCACCGCACGGGAAATGGTCCCTATTTCCAGCTTCTGGCGGCTACCGATGATTTCCGCCGATTTTTCGGTGCTTCGCAGACGTTCGGCGGCGATCCCTTCATTATCAGCGACAAACGGTTGGACCAAGGTCTGCAGGCGGGCTTCATCAATCGTGACGGCGAGCTCGACTACGGCTCCTCGGCGCGCATCTTCGGAAACAGCCTTACGGTATCCTACGAAGCAAATGAGAACCTGACTCTCAAGTCAATCACAGGATATCGCAAGTTTTTCCAGGACACTATTTTGACGCTGTCGGGCCAAGGGAACCTGCGCGGCGTGGTGCTCGACCCAGTTACCTACGCGCCCACCATCGCGCCAGTCGTGCCCTTTGTCGGCAACAACGCCCCGCAGAACCAGTGGCAGTTCAGCCAGGAATTGCAGGCACTGTTCGACTTCGACACGCTCAGCTTCGTGACCGGCATGTTCTATTTCTACGAGAGGGCGGACGAGTTCAACCGGCAGGGACTGACCTTCGTGCTGCCCGGCGGGCAAGCCGGCCTCAACCTCAGCCCGACGCAGGCCTTCGGCGGCGCGACCGAGTCCATGGCGGCTTTCGGGCAGGCGACGTGGAAGCCTGCTGCCCTCCAGGAGCGCCTCGAACTGACCGCCGGGGTGCGCTTCACCGGCGACCGTAAGACGATCAACCTTGTCGGTGACGTCATACCGGCCGTGCGCGGCAAGGTCGAATACGAGAACGTTTCCTGGCTCGGCTCTGCGTCCTATCGTTTCAGCGATCAGGCGCTGGCGTATGTCCGCGTTTCGACCGGGTATCGCTCGGGGGGGATCAATCCGCGCACCAACGTCATCAACATCTTCGAGCCCGAAGACGTCATCTCTTACGAGGCGGGGCTGAAAACCGATCTCTTCAATCGCAGGTTGCGTTTCAACCTTTCGGCATTCCAGACCGATTACGACAACCTGCAGATCCAGCAATTCACCGCTGGTACCGGCGGTGCGACCGCCAGGATCGTGAACGCGGGCAAGGTACGTTACCGCGGCGTGGAGGCCGAGGCTACGATCGTACCCGTGGATGGGCTGACCTTCACCGGGTCGATCGGCTACCTCGATCCGACGTACAAGACGTTCCTCTACCGCGATCCGGTCACCGACCAGGTCATAAACGTCGCCGACGAGGCGCGCTTGCCTCAGACCGCGAAATTCAACGCGCATGCCGGTGCAGAGTATCGGACCCCGGTCGGCATTGGCGAGCTGTCGGCCCGGCTCGACTATTCGTATCGCAGCACGGTGTATTATTTTGCGCTCGATCGGGTGAACCCGTTCAACCGCGAGGTGCGGTCGCGTCCTGACCACAACCTGCGGGCGCGGGTGGCGTTGTCCGAGATATCCCTGGGCGACCATGCCGCACTGGAGGTCTCCGCTTTCGGAAACAACCTGACCAACCAGGAAAACATCGATTTCGGCATCGATTTTGGCGCCCTGGGCTTCGGGGGCGCGAGCTTCAAGCGGCCCCGCACGTTCGGGATCGAACTGAAAGCCAACTATCGGTGA